A segment of the Mercurialis annua linkage group LG4, ddMerAnnu1.2, whole genome shotgun sequence genome:
GGTCATGATCCCTTAACGTTCCAAGATTTTCCAGATGCAACTTATCATATTTTTGTGTTTCTAAGTTTGTTTGAACTTAAAATTTGGCTTCATTTGAGCCCACGGACATGTAATTAGATATTGAATTTGTTTGTATGTTGTAATGGGTCAATGCAAATTTATTTCGGGCCCAGAAGCCCAAACTTTTAATCCGCCATGCCAACTTGACCATGGTTTAAACTAGTGGATTTGTATCGACGAGATAAAGAAATTCTATGTTTTGATTGAGTCTATATTCCGATCACACAAACGAGTGTCGGACATTTTGGGTCTataaggtttaaaagtatctctaaccttgtataccttgtatgtatatcaattGTACGTGTGTATGCTTAAATTGTTTATTGCTTTCTAAAGCATgtctaaatttaatattaacaaGCTAATGAACCTAATCACGTTAACTTAGTTAAATCCTCTAAATCCCCTAGAAATCACAGGACTGTCATAAAAATTTACGTAATTAGTGCTTGTATAGGCATTCAAGACGacttaataaaatcaacctCACTAAGACATCCAGTTTAGGCTTTGTCCATGCAAAATGGTAAAGACTCACCACTGTCTGTTATATGATAGAAACCACCAGGATTAGATGATTGTTTAGGAGTACATGCTACATGTCTCAAATgacagtccagatcgagtcatatgcgtgtCTTAATTTTTTACCGCTTTTAGACGTGTTTACATTTCCAGTATTATATCTAGTGAACTCCATgattgttgagatgagataaccGGGTATGTCATGCAAATGTTTGAAGCGTTCAATAAGCCAAATACAAGTGTTTTGGTAGTGTCCATCGAACCTAGtcttttggtctgatgcacgataatctcacccataagcgagtGAGTTTATCTAGTCTGTAGAAAAGTCAATTCCTACCTGAGCTAGGTGGCGAATCCAATATTTTTAAAGCCTAATCATATCCAAAGTCAACTATAAGATTGGACGAGCGTTCACCGCATCCCGCTTTGCTTACAACAACTGTATACTAACTCATCGACATCTTGTCATCCATATTTGagattattttcatattaaaacCCGACCTTTCGCATTTGTAgcaatttagttaaatttggCAACTCGTAGAATAATCATATTTTCTATGTAGGTTTCCAACAACCAGAAAACGTCAATGGAGTACACAATGCgaaatttagaaaaattgaaATATGTTATATAACGTTTTAATTAATGTGCTTAAATTGGTACAAACATTAAAGGTGAGaattttatatactaattatcaaaaaatctAACATAGATGCATTGTTCGAATGTGAAATGTCTCATGTTCGCTCTTTTTTCCCTAGCTATTTGCATATATTGATGTTTGAcgtttgtagtgatttaagcattACATTTATAATTTGGCATAAGAAAATTACATCAtctcatttttaatattaaaaatccaacattcatttttttggtattttacaAGCCAAAAGTCGTTGTCCAATATCGTTTCTATCATTAAAAATCCATCAAAACGACATCGTTAGgtgaaaaaatatgttttatatgCTAAAAGATGCCAAAAAGTAAAAGGTTGGGCATTCTTTGCCAAGTTTAAATAGTTATGTTTAAATGGCTGTAAACGCAAGAGTTTGAGATTTTATATGCAAATAACTCTAAAAGAGATCTCAAAACTAAAACTTAGAGGACCTAAATGTACTGAACTTAAGTTAAGGGGCAtcatttaaaatagtaaaaaaccATATTAAAAAGTTTAGGGCTTTAAGATGGACTTTGGATATGGTTGATGTCCACGCAAAGCAAAACCTGCAGTTCCAACTCAAATACCCATTCAGCAAAAAAGACACAGTTATTCCTAAATTCAAATGGCTAGGGATAGTTGCTTGACTCGTGTCACCGCCGGCGTAGCTGTCGGTGGCGCCGTGGGCGGCGCTGTTGGTAAACCCTCTTAAACccttattgttatttttcaattgaatttgaataattcttttgtgggtttagttaatttatttatatatgtgtGTTCTTGGTGTTTCTGTTAATTGTTTCTTGTTTCACTTGATTTCTATGTGGATTCTTGTTTTTATTGgttttatgtgttatttattGTTAGAGTAGTTTATCTGAATGCTAGAGAGGGTTAGTTGAGTGATTATTTCAAGCAACCGTAGTGCCACGTCGTTCGTCCAACAAGCTAATGAATGTTTGCGATATTTGAATATtcaagtattatttatttttttatcttaactCTGCAAAGGTTTCATTGGTTTGTTGAACCAATGACGTGATACGACTGTTGTTGTGTTGAATAATTATTCCGGTTAGAGTTAGATTAACAGGCTGTAGTTTTTATTGTGGCGTCATTTGTTTGAAGAGCAAATTAGAGAGCTTTTTCGATGAATACAGGCATATGGTTAGATCCTCGAGCTGTTGTCTTATGTGCAAGATTTCTTGTAATATCGTGCCAATTTTGTTCATTTggtttttattattgttatttggaTTTTCTAATGTTGAATGCAGCTTGTGATTGAGTGTCTAACTCTGTGTTTTTCTTGTAGGTGCTGTATATGGAACTTATGAGGCAGTGAGGTATAAGGTACAATATCTAACCTGCCATTAAATTTCATACATGAGATTGTTTAGAGTTAAATATGTTAGCCTAGAATGAAATAAGTGAAGAAACTTTCTCCAATTTTGTGATGGGATTTTTCTCGTTAGAATCATGTGTAAGATAGGGGGACTTCATATTCGAGAGCTTCGAAACTAtgtgccaaaaaataaaatcctcCCTTGTCAAAACTGAAAAAACCAGTGCTAGAGGGATCAAAACAGGAAtgttctgattttttttttgaaagaggAATTTTCTGATTTAGTGCGTCAAGATACCCATTTGAGGGATAAAAAACAGGAATTTTCCGATTTAGTGTGTCACGATACACTAATTTGAGTCTATAATCTTATTTAATATGTACTTGTGCATATGGGGTCTATCACCAATGAAAGTCCCTATAATTGAACAAGTAAGACACTTACCTTCTCCTATGATTTAAAAAGAGCCTAGTCAAGTCCTTGTATGCTCAGTTTCGTGTGCATCTATAGGCTGCTTCGTATTTGAGTAAGCCAGCCCGTTGTGTTTTTATATTCATCTACAGATTTCTGAACTCGGCAGATTAAATCAGTGATTTGAATTTAGGCTGCTCGAGTTATTATACTCTTATTCTGGGTGAGCTGGAAGTTGGATCATATTCTTTATTCTTTGTAGTTTTATGTTACCTCCTCAAACGAGGTGTTAAAATGGTTTTATAATTGGCTGGGGTGGTCTGTTTTGTCAGCTACAGGCTTCTCTTTAACGCAACCATAAGAAGCATGTAAATGATATTTAATGTAAAAAGAGAAatatagaaaagaaaataaagtgtATAGTTTTGTTACCCTCATGCTGCTTCTGttggaaaataaatatttgtcaTGCATAATGCCAAACGATTAAACAAATAGTTGACCAATGCAATGAGCTTCTCCGTCCTTAATTTCATGTGATATGGTCTTCTTTTTTCTAGATGAATTATCTTGCACGAAAATTTGTGGAGTCTTATATTTCACTGTTTCATTTTCGTTTCTGGAAACACTTTCGAAACTCTGAAATTGGAAATTTATAACATATTCATTGCAAGGTTTTCATTTCCGTGCAATATAAATAGATTTATCTGGCATTTAATCATTTGAAAATCTATTAAttactttctttttattttatcttcttACTCTTGCTCTTCTTTATGAAATacgtatattttaaatttggataatttaaaatattaatatcttaGGGAAAATTGCAGGTTCCAGGACTTTTAAAAATCAGGTATATTGGACAAACGACATTAGGAAGTGCTGCCATATTCGGTCTTTTCTTGGGTGCCGGGAGCTTAATACATTGCGGAAAATCATATTAAGCGACACTTTGGCAAGTTTTCTGATTATAATGTTCTACTTTTGCCGTGGCTATTTGTTTCTTGGAAAGCTAATTTGATGTAATGTTGGTTTTTGTAGCCTCAGTAACTGCAGAATCACAATTGGCCTTCTTGCTTATGAAATTCTACCGGAATCCTTGCTTGAACTATTGTCTGACACTATCCCATTTTGCTTTGTGTCTCCGATGGTGGGATTGTACTTTATGCAGTTCATTTTAGAGTTTATGGTTCAGAACGTTTTACAACTCGATGAACTGAGTGCAGTGTAATAAACAAATTGATGTCCAagaatttgtttaaaaaaaatattactggTGTTTGAttgaaatgaattttataaaatgtggTGAaagttttttgtaatttttagtgttaatttattttgtagaATGATTTATGTTTATGtcaaataaattactaactaAATTTATTCGTAAATGAAATATATATTCGAGTAGAATTGAACCGTTTGCCTTATGTATTTCGTGTTTGTAAGTACGGATGCAAGATGGTTAGCAAGGGACTAGATATTCAATAATTGGATCCATCTTCTTGCTTGAAAGAGCTTGTAGAGGAAACTTTGATTTTCTCTTGCTGAGGATGCAATCCGGTTTTAACATCGGAAACTGGAGATTATAATTCGACCTGAGAgttttatatatgattttctgcatggtaattgaaaaagAACATAAAAGCTTGATAATAGAATGGGGCATCTACTATTGTATATTATGTTTCTGAGCATTTTCTTTTGCAAGTCGAAATTGAAGATCAGCTTCACAAAATGCAACTAAATGTGTGCTTGAgtgatatataaattttaaatttgtataaaatGGTGTTCGAGTTAAAAGTATTATTAAATTCGAGCTACATGTATGgagtattttaatatttgaactcAATTCAGTAGATAGAACTCGTGCTTGACTTGATTAGTATAAGACTACTTTAAATATTGTCAAAGTAGTCATACTGATGATGATAATCACAATAATACAGATTGTGCGATGTAACCTAACACGCAGCTTATGTTTATGCATCTTCGATAGATTCCAATACTTGCTTTGTTCAATATAATTGTGCACGTAAATGGTTCGTCCTAAGTTTCGTTAGGGTCAATACAACAAGTTAACTGAGTAAGCAAAAGAGCCATAGATAGCTGAAACTCCCACTGGTAACAAATCTTTTCTAATATGAAGTGCCCCCAACCAGCAAGATCATCTAATTCGAGTAGTAACCCCTTCTGCATCTCATGTATAAGCTCCGGCCCCACTGATGTGCATTCCAATTCTCCATGGGGCAGTTTTCTAGGATGCGTAATCCACACCCAAATCGAACCTATTGTAATAGCTCATGCATCCAGGTGTGTAATGTTAATTAACTCTTCTTTCAAATAACTGTCTTCTCAAAGCTGTAACTACTTCATCGAGAACCCCATTGTTTTCAGCGAGATACTCTTCAGCGGCTTGTTTGTTGCTCAAAGCTTCTTCTCCAATGAGGTAAGTACTTCCTTCTCTCAAGATGATTCCATGTTCACAGCCCAATTCCAAAACCTCGGATTCACAGCAAAAGCCTCTCCCAAATTGTATCCTAATATCAGCTTTTTTCATTGCAGGTGCCAACTTATTTTTCACCACTTGCACTGACACTCCAACGCCAGTTATCTAAAGAACAAACGTATATTAAGAAGAAAAGTATAAAGTTAGAAGAACAATAAGAACCGAAAAGGAAATGGTTTTTCAAAACAAGGATAAAAGCAGGACATGACTAATGATATAAGAGATGCAAAAATAAAACCCAAAACAAGCAGAGATGATGCATTAACCAAAGTCAACAAGTTTGGGGATAAAGTAGTGAGAAGTAAAGGAATAACACTtcaattaattttcatattcttGTGAGAAGTAAAGTAGTTGACAATAGCCACTATTATGGATGCACATCTTTCCATGTTGGTGGTTGCATGCTCTTACTACTGTTGAGTTTGTTCTAGCGTCGAGTGCCTACATGACTGCGTATCTGTGCTAGAAACTGTGCACTTGTGAAGTTGGACATAATCCATCTAGAATCTTTAGGCCAAAGCATAACTATTGCCAATTTGTAGAAAGCATGGAGATTTTCATActaaaatttaaccaaaaatgTGAAGTGAGCAACTGCGATTTACGAGCTTGAGTAAAAGAATACATCTCCAACAACTAAGTTAATTTAAGAAGTTGTACCTTATCCTGTGTCTTTAGCAATCCTGTTCGGACCATTCTCAACCGTATAGCTGAATAGAACCTCAAGGCATTTCCACCACAAGTTCCCTCAGACAGATGAGCTAGACCTTGTTCGGATTTTACATTTCTTCTAACCTGAATAGAAAGGACAATAAATGAAGAATGTCATTCTTCCATAACATTTGCAACAAAACTGGTATTACAAAAGCAACACACTTgtaattttcaagaaattggggCTTAACCTGATTAAGGAAAACAATAAGAGTTTTTGAATGAGataaagaataattaattttccggATTGCCTGGGACATTACTCTTGATTGTATGTCCTCAGTATTTCCTATCACACCATCAACCTCAAATTGAGGGATAAGAGCAGCAACCTGAAATACAAATTTGAAAGTACAAAATCCGACAGCAGATGTGAggagagaaagagaaaagatTGAAGTAATCTACAAATTCATTTAATAAAGGCTCCAATGACATGCAAAACCAACAACAACTCACCACATCAAATACATGGAGACATTTCCGTTTAAGCTGCTTTAGTGACAGTGATGATGATTATAGTAATCACAACTATACTTGCAATGTGAAGCAAAGACATAGAACGACATAAATGACAAAGAAGAAAAGACTACTGACTAGCATACGTTGAAGCTCCTTCCGGAAGAGACTCAAAGTCGAGCTTTGTGGGTCGGGCACAAATTCGCACATCAAATTCCACATACTTGTTCTTTTTTATCTTCAAGGATATTTCAGTTTAATTCTGGTAAAATCTCTCCATGCCATTAATTTTCTTAATGAAGAATGCAAACAGTTTTCCCTTTGTTGTATATTTTACATTCATAGTAACTCGCTACAGTATCTAAAACTAGACTTTCATGCCTGCTGAAATTGATTGAATGATTTTGCCACTCTACATATCTCAGTCAAGTAAACAACTATTTCTTAAGAGAAGCAGTTCCATTGATATTGCTCCCCAACCATTTTGCATAAGTAATTTCAAGTTTAGTACAGGATGATAGAGTATGCAAGCTATCATCATGCTTTGCTAAAGTAATTGCCatcttcaaaatttattaaatcataaaatCTTGACCCAGTTTCCTCAATTCATAAAATAGCTTTCAATGTTCCTTTTGTAAGTAAAGAAGATATGTTATTAAATCTCGTGTGACTTATGTCTACTTTCAGAAGATATGCCTATAGACAAGTTTGCAGCATCAAAGCCCAGTCGCGAGTCATCCATACAACTTGTATCTAAAGGAATATAGAAATTCATAAGCAACCTGACCAGACATATTCAGTTGCACACATTCAATAGAAGCCTTTAAATAGAGTTTCTGCTTAATGGGAAGTCAGCAAAATCCATAGGCAACCTTGATAGGAAAGAGAAAAGGCATGGAACCAAAAAACCAATGCACGCAGTCCTTGGCTATATGGATCACAGAACCTGCAGTCTAGAGTATTTATTCATCTGGAAGCAGATGGACCCATTGTGCTCAGTTTATTAACAACTTTCGCATAGTTAATTCAGACAAAAGATACTTTGCAATACATATCATAACAAAGCATGAAGCAGTGAGGTCCTTAATTATGAATTGAAAGGCTACTCTAATTGATAGACACATCTAAAATCAGTAGAAAAATTGCATAGGTGTTCATGCATGCAAATTAAGAAGTAATACTTACACTATCAACCACGATCACATCCACAGACCCACTCTTGGTCAGTGTATCAACTACACACAGCAAATTTTCCGCAGAATCTGGAGGTGAAATAAGAAGATTTTCTGTGTTTACTCCCATTGATTCCACAAGTAAAGTGTCCAATGCATTCTCAGCATCTAGATATGCACAGTATCCtagaaaaggaaagaaaaaaaataattttctgagAAAATGATGACTTTGTATGGCCAAGTTCCAAAGTATCAAAAActagagaaaaataaaatattatcctAACAAAATTAAGACAGAACAACATAATGTAGTTATCAAAGTAACAAATGTCGTAAGAATATCAGAAAAGTTTGGGAACCAAAGGAGTACATTAAGAGAATATCAGTGCAAAGCTAGTTATTGGCATACCAGAAAACTATGGGAAAACATCGTCAAATACATCTTACATGAAACTTTTTACAAAACAAGCATAATAAAATTACCTCCACGCTTTTGTGCTTCCTTGATAATATGAAGCGCAAGTGTTGTCTTTCCAGAAGCTTCCTTGCCATAGATTTCAACCATTCTTCCCTAAAGAGTCAAGGCAGAGTTCCAATGTTACAATAGtgatatttcaatttttcacaGCTAAAGTTCAGAGAGTTGCATGTGAAAGTATACAATGTGTTATCAAACAAACCTTATTAGTACGAACCAAACCATATTTGGACTGTAAGTTAGAGGATTTCAAAGGTATTTCAATTAATACAAAAAGTATTCCTTCTGAAACTATCAAGAGTTAAATCACTGATATAGATCATTATTAGGTTTCCTAATCATATATTGCTGTAGCTCTCCCAAGGAAGTAAAAACAATGACCTAAGGTTTACTCATCGCAAGCATTTATTAACAATCATTAAACCACGACTTACGTAGAAAGAAGGCAGAACGAATTCAAAACACAGCATTAAAGCATATAAGAGGAATGTGTGTTACTACTGTACAGTAAACCAACCTCCGGCAATCCACCAATACCAAGCGCAAGATCGAGTTTCAATGAGCCTGTAGATATCACAGGGGGGCGACGTGAGTTGAAAAACCCCTGTAAAGACAATCTAGACTCTTTAGAGAATTCATTAGAAACCTCTTTGAGAGCCAAAAGAAGTTTGGCATTTTTCTCCATCGTCTCACTACCATCATCAACTTGATCACATTCAAAATCTGAAAAGTTTGCTGGAAAAAGAAAAACCATTTCAAAATTCATTAATTAGACCGGAACACTCATGTAAAAGGAAGgctaaaaataacaaaattcagCAAGAATCAGTAAGAACTTAGGTAGCACAAACACTTCAAGTCAATCAACGTTTCTCATTTCGGAAACGGAAAACGTATAGAGAACTTGGCGTTTCATGCACAAAACATCATCTTTAACATAGGAAATCctaaaataacaccgtttcgATGCGTATGTGTCCAGATATCCCGTTTTCCCGAGTCCATGTCCGTGCTACATAGGTAAACTCAGGGACAATGGTCCTCTCGGAAGTTCACCTCGAACTTAATATGATATCACATCCCTCgtaaaactatttattttgtttaattgcATAGTTTTTATTTCTTAAGTTGAGAGAACTGAGTTTCAGCAAGTCTAAAGCATTATGAGCATAAGCCCCACATATAATTATGAATAACACATAAAGTAACTCAAGTAAAACATAGCAACTTCAGAATGAGAAACCAtgataaaaactaaataaatggGCAAGTCTGAGAAGCTAAAACTTAGTACCTAAAGAGCAGAAAAGACGAGGTCTCATTCTGGTACAACAACGAGTGATTGCTTCCTTTCTTGTGTTCTGTGATGCAAAGATTTGAATAGATGATACAGAGAAGATGATAATAAAGTGGTGAGCAAAGCGAAGAGAGTGAAAACCTGCGAGAGAGGAGAGCAAAGGCGAAACCTTGGCAAGATATTGAGGCGGAGGGACACCATTTTTGGGTAGTAAAGTTGGGTTTCGTAGAGGCAAATCAGCAGAGAGTGACGGGTGAAAATGAGGTTGCAGCAGCAGTTGATGTTCAAACTTCAAACAGCAATGTGTAATATTAGAGCATCTCAATGTAATAACccttaaatgaaaaattatttcacacaaccgttgcgccatgtcattcgtgccacaaaccaattatgcgttagacatgtgaaaaattaaatgataaaaaaaataagtaataattaaaagatcccctatcgcaaatgctcattggcttgatgtaaaaatgacgtggcgcaacggttgcatgggataaacactccccttaaatacaccaaaaatgaCCAACTTCCgagtatttttaatattatttaatatgaattttttaatttttttacaattaagaacatgtgttgtattttttttgaaaaattacattattttacatccaaaactgTGCCGTTTTACTCCAacattttacatccaaaacggtgttgatgttttaattgcaaaattttagaAAGTTCAtgtttaataaatcaaaataaaaggattatattatataccaaaaacacgtgaaaatttgtgattttttttatacatttaagCCATAAAATAATATGCTAATGTGGGTCTaatttggctaataatcaccaaTGACCCCTGACCTTTAAGGGTACGTGCACAAAATcccctaacgtttgaaaacgggcacaaaaccccctgatctttgtggcggcgctcacaaaaccccctgagccccaaatatgaccaaaatacccctgacACCGTTTTTGTTCAGTCAAatattattcttaaaaaaaaaactgacagCGCCACGTCATCTGCCACATCAGCAAAATACCTTAACATTTTCAAagacccaaaatacccctaatttaatttagaaaaagacaaaaaaaaaaccaacccAATTTTATCCAACCATTTGATTAACCCAACAAAAAAACCAACCACCACCAGACCCAACCGCCGCCACAACTCTGTCatcgccggaaaattttccaaTCATTTTATTCGAATTGAAGATGACCAGAAATTTTCCGATCGTCACGTTGTGCCTGAGAAGACGATCCAGTTGGGTCGTCTTTTGTTCTTGAAGAACAACAACAGATTTGTTCTTCAAAGAACATACATGTTCTTTGAAGAACTGGAACAAATCTGTTTTTTGAAGAACAGATTAtgttcttcaaagaacagaATTTTTGTTCTCGAAGAGGATGACTGGAGATGGCGGCGGCGGCGAGTGTTTGGGTTGTTGGTGGATGGGTTGGCCGAATAGTTTAGTTTAGATTGAGTTGGCTTGGATTGAGTTGGTttattttgggtgttttaatttttttagatttttttgatgacgtgtcagaTTATGTGGTGttgtcagattttttttaagaatgtcaGTTCATCAGAAAAGACGGTGCCAGAGGTATTTTCGTCCtcagggggttttgtgagcgccgccacaaagatcaggggctTTTGTGCCcgttttaaacatcaggg
Coding sequences within it:
- the LOC126677716 gene encoding DNA repair protein recA homolog 2, mitochondrial, with protein sequence MVSLRLNILPRFRLCSPLSQNTRKEAITRCCTRMRPRLFCSLANFSDFECDQVDDGSETMEKNAKLLLALKEVSNEFSKESRLSLQGFFNSRRPPVISTGSLKLDLALGIGGLPEGRMVEIYGKEASGKTTLALHIIKEAQKRGGYCAYLDAENALDTLLVESMGVNTENLLISPPDSAENLLCVVDTLTKSGSVDVIVVDSVAALIPQFEVDGVIGNTEDIQSRVMSQAIRKINYSLSHSKTLIVFLNQVRRNVKSEQGLAHLSEGTCGGNALRFYSAIRLRMVRTGLLKTQDKITGVGVSVQVVKNKLAPAMKKADIRIQFGRGFCCESEVLELGCEHGIILREGSTYLIGEEALSNKQAAEEYLAENNGVLDEVVTALRRQLFERRVN
- the LOC126677717 gene encoding uncharacterized protein LOC126677717, translated to MARDSCLTRVTAGVAVGGAVGGAVGAVYGTYEAVRYKVPGLLKIRYIGQTTLGSAAIFGLFLGAGSLIHCGKSY